AAAGTATCACATTTTGACAGCACTTATTACTAGACAGGTTTCATTAGACAAAAACTACGAGAGAGCTGAGGTTGTAGTTTCAGTGGGGGAAGTCACCTCACAGTTAGCTCAGTTGTCATTACATCCGATCTTGAGACAAAGAATTCTTGTGGTTCAATTCATTGATCCTTATTTGATTGAGAAGCATCGCCTAGTAGAAGTAGGGCAAGTTAAGGAGTTTTCCATATCCTTTGATGATGAACTTATGTTTGAGAGAGAATTATGTGTGCCAACAGAAAAAGCAATTAAGACAAGGTTATTGGTTGAGACTCATAGTTTCCCATTTCTCATGCATCCAAGTAGCACAAAATGTATCCGGATCTGAAAAGAGTTCGTTACTAGCGTaatatgaagagagaaatggaagatcTTGTTAGTAAGTGCTTAGTATGTCAGCAAGTTAAGGCACCTAGACAGAAACCAGCAGGTTTGTTACAACCCTTAAGTGTGCCAGAgtggaagtgggagaatgtgtcgatggattttatttcagGGCTGCCTAAGACCCTGAAGGGTTTCACAGTGATTTTGGTTGTCATAGACAGGCTTACGAAATCGGCACATTTTGTACCTGGAAAATCCACTTATACTGCTAGTAAGTGGGCAGAGTTGTATTTAACTGAGATTGTGAGACTGCATGGAGTGCCTGTATCGATTGTTTCTGATAGGGATGCACGgtttacttccaagttttggaagggacTTCAGACTGCTATGGGTACGAGATTGGATTTTAGTACAACCTTTCATCCACAGACTGATGGTCAAACTGAACGTTTGAACCAAGTTTTAGAGGATATGCTACGAGCTTGTGTTATAGAGTTTCCAGGTAGTTGGGACTCTCATCtacatttgatggagtttgcttaTAAACAGTTTCCAGGCTACCATCGGTATGGCACCATTTGAGGCTTTGTATGgcaaatgttgtagaacccCTGTTTGTTGGAGTGAGGTTGGTGAACATAGATTGCTGGGACCTGAATTAGTTCGGTCTACTAATGAGGCTATTCAAACGATTAGAACGCATATGCAAACAGCGCAGAGTAGACAGAAGAGTTATGCAGATGTACGGCGAAAAGACCTTAAGTTCGATGTGGGAGAAAAggtattcttgaaggtagcacctatgaagggtgttatgcgttttgagaagaaagggaagttaAGTCCTCGTTTTGTTGGACCATTTGAGGTCTTAGAGAGGGTTGGCGTTGTGGCGTATCGCTTGGCGTTACCACCATCACTCTCTGCAGTCCAtaatgttttccatgtttcGATGTTGAGGAAGTATGTGGCCGATACATCTCATGTAGTAGACTATGAACCCTTGGAGATTGATGAGCATTTGAGCTATGTAGAACGACCTGTGGAAATTCTGGCTAGAGAGGTAAAGATGCTTCGTAATAGAAGCATTCCATTAGTAAAGGTTTTATGGCGGAATCATCGAATTGAAGAGGCGACATGGGAGCGAGAAGAAGAGATGAGGGCTCGTTATCCAG
This is a stretch of genomic DNA from Cucumis sativus cultivar 9930 chromosome 4, Cucumber_9930_V3, whole genome shotgun sequence. It encodes these proteins:
- the LOC116403419 gene encoding uncharacterized protein LOC116403419, with the translated sequence MAPTELKDLKVQLKDMFDKDYIRRSILIQQVKVVACTPRQLKSHEENCPTYDMELTVVVRRMWKLVLFVEKYHILTALITRQVSLDKNYERAEVVVSVGEVTSQLAQLSLHPILRQRILVVQFIDPYLIEKHRLVEVGQVKEFSISFDDELMFERELCVPTEKAIKTRLLVETHSFPFLMHPSSTKCIRI